A genomic region of Cyprinus carpio isolate SPL01 chromosome B11, ASM1834038v1, whole genome shotgun sequence contains the following coding sequences:
- the LOC122134064 gene encoding stress response protein NST1-like codes for MSKLQILSVFLTERLTLAAQEIFKAVEDIFSEYNEEICRSRQEIELLKRRLQQAGVQLDSVKQLCSTETQGQKYTQTFSEEWRSEHDLKDKAMHMILDICTKEEENEEDMPVCGESASLSPCMDIYHDQTPSKDTETQVMDSCSENNFHFIDQAARIKNEPETNTETGTTCQIQQNITKQDLDDSGASDASSDVNKVKVSHGGSPSHETQTFILPLRNQEMLTQHRMELAQIRERMSLKIQPCDSECKSKKSQPSVCQDEVSKSDKQKPDNARYSQAWRDRLKKDPVKFAEFKAFEAARAREYRRKRTATAVEIDKDNNRERQRRFRTKKKLQHKCKADDNPLPPKKTKVLTEEERMKKREYDRMKKREERERMGAEKKRQIRERDASRKREKRKKTKNLTDTPHTNFGTKSYSWN; via the exons ATGTCTAAACTGCagattttaagtgtttttctgaCAGAGAGATTAACATTAGCTGCGCAGGAAATATTTAAGGCTGTGGAAGACATATTTTCAGAGTATAATGAGGAGATTTGTCGCTCCAGACAGGAGATTGAGCTGCTCAAGAGGAGACTGCAGCAGGCAGGAGTTCAGCTGGACTCTG TGAAGCAGCTTTGCTCCACTGAGACTCAAGGACAGAAATACACCCAGACATTTTCAGAGGAATGGAGATCTGAACACGACTTGAAGGATAAAGCAATGCATATGATCCTAGATATTTGTACAAAGGAGGAGGAGAATGAAGAGGACATGCCTGTGTGTGGTGAATCAGCATCTTTATCACCATGTATGGACATTTATCACGATCAGACGCCCAGCAAAGACACTGAAACCCAAGTGATGGACAGTTGTAGTGAgaataattttcactttattgaCCAAGCGGCTCGAATAAAGAATGAGCCTGAGACTAATACTGAAACAGGTACCACCTGTCAAATACAGcagaacatcacaaaacaagatTTGGATGATTCAGGGGCCAGTGATGCTTCCAGTGACGTCAACAAAGTCAAAGTTAGCCACGGTGGCTCCCCCAGTCATGAGacacaaacatttatt CTGCCCCTCAGAAATCAAGAGATGTTGACGCAGCATCGGATGGAGCTGGCCCAGATAAGAGAGAG aATGTCTTTGAAAATCCAGCCCTGTGACTCTGAGTGTAAAAGTAAGAAAAGTCAACCGTCTGTCTGTCAGGATGAAGTGTCAAAATCTGACAAGCAGAAACCCGACAATGCAAGATACAGTCAGGCCTGGAGGGATCGTCTGAAAAAAGACCCTGTAAAATTTGCTGAGTTCAAAGCTTTTGAAGCTGCAAGAGCAAGAGAGTATAGAAGAAAGAGGACCGCTACTGCTGTAGAAATTGATAAGGATAATAATCGTGAGCGACAGAGAAGATTCAGAACCAAAAAGAAGTTACAGCATAAGTGTAAAGCTGATGATAACCCTCTGCcacctaaaaaaacaaaagtcttaaCAGAAGAAGAGAGGATGAAGAAACGAGAGTATGATAGGATGAAGAaacgagaggagagagagaggatgggAGCAGAGAAGAAAAGACAAATTCGTGAAAGAGATGCATCGcgaaagagggaaaaaagaaagaagacaaaaaatcttactgacactcCACATACAAATTTTGGCACTAAATCGTACAGCTGGAACTAA
- the LOC109060877 gene encoding myogenin-like: MELFETNPYFFADQRFYEGGDNFFQSRLTGGFDQAGYQDRSSMVGLCGDGRLLSNGVGMEDKPSPSPSLGLSMSPHQEQQHCPGQCLPWACKVCKRKSVTMDRRKAATLREKRRLKKVNEAFEALKRSTLMNPNQRLPKVEILRSAIQYIERLQALVSSLNQQEHEQGNMHYRAAAPQGMSSSSDQGSGSTCCSSPEWSSASEHCANAYSSTHGDLLNDESSEQTNLRSLTSIVDSITGTEVTAVPYSVDISK; the protein is encoded by the exons ATGGAGCTTTTCGAGACCAACCCCTACTTCTTCGCAGACCAGCGTTTTTACGAAGGCGGCGATAACTTCTTCCAGTCAAGGCTGACCGGAGGCTTCGATCAAGCAGGATATCAGGACCGAAGCTCCATGGTGGGTTTGTGTGGCGACGGAAGGCTGCTGTCAAACGGAGTGGGGATGGAGGACAAACCATCTCCATCTCCTAGCCTCGGTCTGTCCATGTCTCCTCACCAGGAGCAGCAGCACTGTCCGGGTCAGTGTCTGCCCTGGGCCTGCAAGGTGTGCAAGCGCAAGTCAGTCACCATGGATCGACGGAAAGCCGCCACTTTGAGGGAGAAGAGGAGGTTGAAGAAAGTCAACGAGGCCTTTGAGGCTCTTAAGAGGAGCACGCTCATGAACCCCAACCAGAGGCTGCCTAAGGTGGAAATCCTGCGCAGCGCCATCCAGTACATCGAGAGACTCCAGGCACTGGTCAGCTCTCTCAACCAGCAGGAGCACGAGCAGGGAAACATGCATTACAGAGCCGCGGCTCCTCAAGGG aTGTCGTCCTCTAGTGATCAGGGCTCAGGCAGCACCTGCTGTAGCAGTCCAGAGTGGAGCAGTGCGTCTGAGCACTGCGCCAACGCCTACAGCTCGACCCACGGGG ATCTCCTGAATGACGAATCCTCAGAGCAAACCAATCTGAGGTCTCTGACGTCTATTGTGGACAGCATTACAGGAACAGAGGTGACTGCGGTCCCCTATTCAGTGGACATAAGCAAATAA